In the genome of Nymphaea colorata isolate Beijing-Zhang1983 chromosome 9, ASM883128v2, whole genome shotgun sequence, one region contains:
- the LOC116261294 gene encoding beta-amylase 3, chloroplastic-like encodes MACISPSRIAGSCSGRRRAPPPTVAVGPPPPSHWPSYLLRVPAMRPSLSVRTRRCKGPRSRTPIIVSSKLFSKPSDAEGFVSPENPGGNEEYGLPLGPEPCRGVPVFVTLPVDAVDAEGRMTRPKAMAVSFLALKAGGVEGVVMEVWWGIVEREGPGIYDWKGYRDVVARAAKCGLKVRAIMSFHQSGRGFRVPLPRWVLQEMDKEPNLSYTDKAGRRDRECLSLGCDMLPVLNGRSPLQAYSDFMRNFRDTFKGYLGAVVTGIQIGMGPGGELRYPYFPSEPLRMNSEDFGKFQCFDKFMLASLRACARAIGKDDWGNGVPFDVMDFEENGPHQTSFFRNEGYCDSPQGRFFLSWYSGMLLLHGERLCMAAETIFHGTGVRLYGKIAGIHWHYTTASHPLELTAGYYNTSTRDGYLPIARMFGRHGVTLCCTCFDLRDAEEKKTNTNSSPEGLLKQLMYAAFSANIPVSGENSLPYLDDASCRQILKTSKMYPDGYHESPSSFNFVRMDKNMFGGKSWSQFLRLVKELSHERNVKDHFNSRRTESHLSFKSSVERCGRAVAYY; translated from the exons ATGGCGTGCATCTCTCCGTCAAGAATTGCCGGCTCCTGTTCCGGCAGGCGACGCGCTCCTCCTCCTACTGTGGCCGTTGGACCGCCGCCTCCTTCGCATTGGCCTTCCTACCTTCTGCGAGTGCCGGCGATGCGCCCTAGCCTCAGCGTCCGGACCAGGCGCTGCAAGGGCCCCCGAAGCCGCACACCCATCATCGTTAGCTCCAAGCTCTTCTCCAAACCCTCCGACGCCGAGGGCTTCGTGTCGCCCGAGAATCCCGGGGGAAACGAGGAGTACGGCTTGCCGTTGGGGCCGGAGCCATGCCGCGGGGTACCGGTCTTCGTGACGCTGCCGGTCGACGCGGTCGACGCCGAGGGCAGAATGACGAGGCCGAAGGCTATGGCCGTGAGCTTCCTAGCGTTGAAGGCCGGAGGCGTCGAGGGCGTCGTTATGGAGGTCTGGTGGGGGATCGTGGAGAGAGAGGGCCCTGGCATCTACGACTGGAAGGGTTACCGTGATGTCGTCGCGAGGGCCGCCAAGTGTGGGCTCAAGGTCCGAGCGATCATGTCATTTCACCAATCTGGCCGCGGCTTCAG GGTACCACTTCCTCGATGGGTGCTGCAAGAAATGGATaaagagccaaatctgtcaTATACTGACAAGGCTGGAAGGAGAGACAGGGAATGCCTGTCCTTGGGGTGTGACATGCTTCCTGTCTTAAATGGTCGATCTCCATTGCAAGCATATTCTGATTTCATGAGGAACTTCAGGGACACATTCAAGGGGTATCTGGGAGCTGTCGTCACA GGAATTCAGATTGGCATGGGACCTGGAGGTGAGCTTAGATATCCATATTTTCCTTCTGAACCATTGAGAATGAACTCAGAAGACTTTGGCAAGTTTCAGTGCTTTGACAAG TTCATGCTTGCTTCGTTGAGGGCCTGTGCTAGGGCAATTGGGAAGGATGACTGGGGAAATGGTGTTCCTTTTGATGTGATGGACTTTGAAGAGAATGGTCCACATCAAACTAGTTTTTTCAGGAATGAAGGATATTGTGATTCACCTCAAGGGCGATTTTTCCTTAGCTGGTATTCTGGTATGCTCCTTCTTCATGGTGAAAGATTGTGCATGGCAGCTGAGACTATATTCCATGGAACTGGTGTAAGGCTCTATGGTAAGATTGCTGGGATACATTGGCATTATACAACGGCTTCACATCCTCTGGAGCTTACTGCTGGTTACTACAACACCTCCACAAGGGATGGCTATCTCCCCATTGCACGTATGTTTGGCAGGCATGGGGTGACTTTGTGTTGTACATGCTTTGATCTCCGTGATGCTGAAGAGAAGAAGACGAACACAAACAGCAGTCCAGAAGGGTTGCTTAAGCAACTCATGTACGCTGCCTTCTCTGCAAATATACCCGTGTCTGGTGAAAACTCGCTGCCATATCTGGATGATGCCTCCTGTAGACAGATCTTGAAGACCTCCAAGATGTATCCAGATGGCTACCATGAAAGTCCCTCCTCTTTCAATTTCGTGAGGATGGATAAGAACATGTTTGGCGGTAAAAGCTGGTCCCAGTTTTTGCGGCTGGTGAAGGAGTTATCCCATGAAAGAAATGTAAAAGACCATTTTAATTCCAGACGAACTGAATCTCATCTATCCTTCAAATCATCGGTTGAAAGGTGTGGAAGAGCTGTGGCATACTATTAA